CCTCGACCGATATGCTGCGCTCGATCTCCCGACGGGCGAAACCGTGCGCTTGCGTGACGATGTCCGTTTGTTCGGAACAATGAACCCCACCGACTTGCGCGATTACGCCGGAACGCAAACACTCAACAAGGCATTCGCCGACCGCTGGGTGATCTGGGAAAAGGCCTTCCCTATCGTCGATCAGATTCGCGCCATGATCGAGCGCCGCTACCCGTCGATGTCCGAGCCGTTCAGTGACGCCATCAGCCGGTTGGCAGCCGAGGTGAACGCCTCGTTCACGGCCCCCGACGTCGCCACGAGGGTCGAGTCGCCGATGAGCCTGCGAACCGTGCTCGACCGGGTTCCGACCGGGTTGCGCGTGTATGCGGATGCCGACGATCCCCTCCGCAAGGCGTGGGAGGAGTTTGTTCTGCCGCAGATCGATGCCTTCGATCGGGACCATTACGAGACCGTGTGGAGCGCGGTTGTGCGCAAGGGACCAAAGGGACCGGCTTTCCGGTAGCCACCGGCGCCACCATCGGATTCTCGATCGGGACTCTCGAGTCAACCCGCTCGCCTGGTCGAGGCCGGCCCGTATTCGTTGAACCAGGTCTCATAATCCGGTACGGCAAACCCCGCCACGGAGAGCACGTAGTAGGCGCCGAACGGGCCAATGAACGGAATGGAACGGAGTCCGTCTTGTTGATCAGGGAAGTCCCCCAGCGACTGGATCCAGCGTCCGACGGAACCGAACTCGGCTTTCCGTTCTACCAGTAGTTGCGCCGCCCGGCCGACGGCGGCGATCTTGCGCTGGTTGCCGATCACGCCGGGCGTCGCGCAGAGGCGCTCAATGTCACGATTGGTCAGTGCGGCCACGTCGACCGCCGAGAACCGACCGAAGGCCAGTCGTATCGCCGCCCAGTTGCGGTCGACGACCGCCCAGGACAGTCCTGAAGCGAAGATCGCCCTTGCGAACAACTCGAGGAACTGGTCAATCGTACGGATGTTGCGGGCTGTGAGATCAGCCGGCATATCAACCTCCATCTCGTGTCTGCTCTCGAACATACGAGAAGGGTGGGACAGTTCTTCGAGTTGACTACCGTTACTCAGCCGCAACGAAGGAACTCATGCGACCGTACGCGATCGGGGATCCCGTCCTCGAAGAAAAAGTCAACGAACTCGTAGAAGCTACGGGCGCCGACACCGCCAACGCCGACCTCATCGGCGAGATCGTCACGACCGCCCTCAAACTGCACCGCGATGTAGCCGATCGCGGTGACCTCAAACTGCTCAACACAGCCCTCAAGGAGATGCGCTACTCGATGCTCGTCTTCTCTCGCCATCGCGAAATACCGAAGGTGACGATCTTCGGATCGGCGCGCACCGAAGCGCACGATCCCAACTACCTGCTGGCCGTGGAATTCGCCGGGATCATGGCCCATGATCG
The sequence above is drawn from the Acidimicrobiia bacterium genome and encodes:
- a CDS encoding DNA-3-methyladenine glycosylase I, producing MFESRHEMEVDMPADLTARNIRTIDQFLELFARAIFASGLSWAVVDRNWAAIRLAFGRFSAVDVAALTNRDIERLCATPGVIGNQRKIAAVGRAAQLLVERKAEFGSVGRWIQSLGDFPDQQDGLRSIPFIGPFGAYYVLSVAGFAVPDYETWFNEYGPASTRRAG
- a CDS encoding AAA family ATPase, which gives rise to MPRTVVFTDPSGDGPPIELEQFVVPKDLPDHAHRVGKIPEPDPHYVDLGMLYRFAAMEDVRKRFPEGYQPLHLAVRGHMGTGKDHDIEQFAAMLRLPYYRVPLTGEVRDVTLIGSTLLHGDGKGGTESRWEDGEITRALRGPALVNLSELNAAGAETLFALHGLLDRYAALDLPTGETVRLRDDVRLFGTMNPTDLRDYAGTQTLNKAFADRWVIWEKAFPIVDQIRAMIERRYPSMSEPFSDAISRLAAEVNASFTAPDVATRVESPMSLRTVLDRVPTGLRVYADADDPLRKAWEEFVLPQIDAFDRDHYETVWSAVVRKGPKGPAFR